A single region of the Enterobacter cloacae complex sp. R_G8 genome encodes:
- the gcvA gene encoding transcriptional regulator GcvA gives MSDFPPIASLRSFEAVARLGSVTLAAKELHVTHSAISQQIKVLEEMVGVKLFIRHGRGVQINEEGRLYALQVREALNHIADATRPVQVKPRKQELTLAMVPSFGCHWLLPRLERFRAKYPLITLRIQASLNITSLQQEGIDIAIRMGRGNWEESKSHYLFSDELIVVAAPSYNGGELPATPAEIAKSHIIFSMESWKTWCVNAGLEREIVPGGLCINDSNIILEAVRLGKGIALERRSLVQDAITRGELVQLTSITAPYPWPYWLVTSQLTETKPEVALFAEWLDEEVAAWRQLTES, from the coding sequence ATGTCGGATTTTCCACCTATCGCCAGTCTGCGTAGTTTTGAAGCGGTGGCTCGCCTGGGTAGCGTAACGCTTGCGGCGAAAGAGCTACATGTGACCCATTCCGCCATCAGCCAGCAGATTAAAGTGCTGGAGGAAATGGTGGGTGTGAAGCTGTTTATCCGTCATGGCCGAGGGGTACAGATCAACGAAGAGGGGCGGCTTTACGCGTTACAGGTACGCGAGGCGCTGAACCATATCGCAGATGCTACCCGGCCCGTGCAGGTGAAGCCGAGAAAGCAGGAGCTGACGCTGGCGATGGTGCCCTCTTTTGGATGCCACTGGTTATTGCCGCGGCTGGAGCGTTTTCGGGCGAAATATCCTCTTATCACGCTGCGGATCCAGGCGAGCCTGAACATCACCAGTCTGCAGCAGGAAGGAATAGATATCGCGATACGGATGGGGAGGGGAAACTGGGAAGAGAGTAAAAGCCATTATCTTTTTTCCGATGAGCTGATCGTGGTGGCTGCCCCCTCCTATAACGGCGGTGAATTACCCGCCACCCCGGCCGAGATCGCGAAGAGTCATATTATTTTTTCGATGGAGTCGTGGAAAACGTGGTGTGTGAATGCAGGGCTTGAGAGAGAAATCGTCCCTGGCGGGTTATGTATTAACGACTCCAATATCATCCTTGAGGCGGTTCGGCTCGGGAAAGGTATCGCGCTGGAGCGTCGTTCTCTGGTTCAGGATGCCATCACCCGGGGCGAGTTGGTCCAGTTAACCTCCATCACCGCGCCATACCCCTGGCCTTACTGGCTGGTGACATCGCAATTAACGGAGACGAAACCGGAGGTGGCTCTCTTCGCCGAATGGCTCGATGAGGAAGTGGCGGCCTGGCGTCAGCTCACGGAGTCCTGA
- a CDS encoding RidA family protein — MTAREAVFPSGRQALYERNRYSPAIKSNGSLFVSGQVGSREDGSPEPDLKAQVRLAFNNLNAVLAAAGCTFDDVVDVTLFVVDPESNLDAIWSILPEYWGEAPYPTLTGIGVTWLYGFQFEIKVVARLP; from the coding sequence ATGACAGCACGCGAAGCCGTTTTTCCCTCAGGACGCCAGGCGCTCTATGAGCGCAATCGCTATTCACCGGCCATCAAATCTAACGGTTCCTTGTTTGTCTCGGGGCAGGTTGGTAGCCGTGAGGATGGTTCGCCTGAGCCCGATCTAAAAGCGCAGGTCAGGCTGGCATTCAATAATCTTAATGCTGTCCTCGCCGCTGCGGGCTGCACGTTCGATGACGTGGTTGACGTTACCCTTTTTGTCGTCGATCCCGAGTCAAACCTCGACGCTATCTGGAGTATCCTGCCAGAATATTGGGGGGAAGCGCCTTACCCAACGTTGACCGGGATCGGCGTAACGTGGCTGTACGGATTCCAGTTCGAGATTAAGGTGGTTGCCAGGCTGCCGTGA
- a CDS encoding LysR family transcriptional regulator, with protein MDRFDAMRAFARVVEAGSFTKAAQTLHMSKTTVTQLIQQLEARLRVRLLHRTTRKLSVTPDGAVYYERVIRLLADMEDAENSLSSAAITPRGRLRVDVPSPLARLILVPALPAFHARYPDIQFDMGVSDRVVDLIGDNVDCVLRGGAIHDQSLIARHVGDLQIGVYAAPGYVERLGTPAHPRELENTDHRIVGFLSSRTGKIDPLVLRSESERIEITGSYVLAVDDGNAYLEAGLAGLGVIALPVYMAAAHQARGALIPLFEHWRLAPMPLYLAFPPNRHVNARLRVFIDWIVELMQQHVPNVNIAVKL; from the coding sequence ATGGATCGTTTCGATGCGATGCGCGCCTTTGCTCGCGTGGTAGAGGCAGGTAGCTTCACAAAGGCTGCCCAAACGCTTCATATGAGCAAAACCACGGTGACGCAGCTTATTCAGCAGCTGGAAGCGCGCCTGCGCGTCAGATTGCTCCATCGCACCACCCGCAAGCTCAGCGTCACTCCCGATGGCGCGGTCTACTACGAACGCGTCATCCGCCTGCTGGCGGACATGGAAGATGCTGAAAACAGTCTGTCCAGTGCGGCAATTACGCCCAGGGGACGGCTACGGGTGGATGTGCCCAGTCCGCTGGCCCGCCTCATCCTGGTGCCGGCGCTACCGGCGTTCCACGCACGCTACCCTGACATTCAGTTCGACATGGGAGTGAGCGACCGGGTGGTGGACCTGATTGGCGACAACGTGGATTGCGTGCTGCGCGGCGGTGCAATCCATGACCAGTCCCTGATTGCTCGCCATGTCGGTGATTTGCAAATCGGCGTCTACGCCGCCCCCGGTTATGTGGAACGCCTTGGTACCCCTGCGCATCCGCGAGAGCTGGAAAACACCGACCATCGCATCGTGGGATTCTTGTCCTCACGCACCGGTAAGATTGATCCTCTGGTACTGCGCAGTGAGAGTGAACGTATTGAAATCACGGGCAGCTATGTACTCGCCGTGGATGATGGCAATGCTTACCTCGAAGCCGGGTTAGCCGGGTTAGGCGTGATTGCGCTGCCAGTCTATATGGCGGCAGCGCATCAGGCTCGTGGTGCCTTGATTCCGCTATTTGAACACTGGCGTCTTGCTCCAATGCCCCTGTACCTGGCATTTCCGCCGAACCGCCATGTCAACGCCAGACTGCGCGTATTTATTGATTGGATCGTTGAATTGATGCAGCAGCATGTCCCCAACGTCAACATAGCCGTAAAGCTATAG
- the nac gene encoding nitrogen assimilation transcriptional regulator NAC, translating to MNLRRLKYFVKIVDIGSLTQAAEVLHIAQPALSQQVATLEGEMDQQLLIRTKRGVTPTEAGKILYTHARTILRQCEQAQLAVHNVGQTLSGHVSIGLAPGTAASSITMPLLQAVRAELPEVLVYLHENSGSVLNDKLLNGQLDMAVLYDRSPVAGITSQPLLKEDLYLVGTRDCPGQSVDLTAVAEMNLFLPRDYSAVRVRVDEAFSLRRLTAKIIGEIDSISTLTAAIASGMGVTVLPESAARSLCSAANGWMARITTPSMSLPLSLNMSARGSLSPQAQAVKEILMSLVSKPSLENRELQLVS from the coding sequence ATGAACTTAAGACGACTGAAATACTTCGTAAAAATCGTCGATATCGGCAGCCTGACTCAAGCGGCGGAAGTGCTGCATATCGCGCAGCCTGCGCTGAGCCAGCAGGTGGCTACTCTGGAAGGCGAAATGGATCAGCAGCTGTTGATCCGTACCAAACGTGGCGTGACCCCAACGGAAGCAGGCAAGATCCTGTATACCCACGCGCGCACCATTCTTCGCCAGTGCGAACAGGCGCAGCTGGCGGTGCATAATGTTGGCCAGACGCTGAGCGGACACGTTTCCATCGGGCTGGCGCCGGGGACCGCAGCGTCCTCAATTACGATGCCACTGCTGCAGGCAGTACGCGCGGAACTGCCGGAAGTGCTGGTTTATCTGCACGAGAACAGCGGCTCTGTCCTGAATGACAAACTGCTCAATGGCCAGCTGGATATGGCGGTTCTTTACGATCGTTCTCCGGTTGCCGGGATCACCAGCCAGCCGCTGCTGAAAGAAGATCTGTATCTCGTGGGTACCCGCGACTGTCCGGGGCAGAGCGTTGATCTCACCGCCGTTGCCGAGATGAATCTTTTCCTGCCGCGTGATTACAGCGCCGTGCGCGTACGCGTGGACGAAGCGTTTTCCCTGCGCCGCCTGACGGCAAAAATCATCGGTGAAATTGACTCCATCTCCACGCTGACCGCGGCGATTGCCAGCGGGATGGGCGTCACGGTGCTGCCGGAATCCGCCGCGCGCTCGCTCTGCAGCGCCGCAAATGGCTGGATGGCACGCATCACCACGCCTTCGATGAGCCTGCCGCTGTCGCTGAACATGTCCGCCCGCGGCTCGCTGTCGCCACAGGCGCAGGCGGTGAAAGAAATTTTGATGTCGCTGGTCAGTAAGCCATCGCTGGAGAATCGTGAACTGCAGCTCGTGAGTTAA
- the cbl gene encoding HTH-type transcriptional regulator Cbl, with the protein MNFQQLKIIREAARRDYNLTEVANMLYTSQSGVSRHIRELEEELGIEIFIRRGKRLLGMTEPGKALLTIAERILNEASNVRRLADLFTNDASGVLTIATTHTQARYSLPPVIKAFRELFPEVRLELIQGTPQEIEVLLQNGGADIGIASERLSNDPLLVAFPWFRWHHSLLLPVDHPLNQASPLTLEEIAKWPLITYRQGITGRSRIDEAFNRKGLTPDVVLSAQDSDVIKTYVELGLGIGLVAEQSGGEREVGNLVRLDTRHLFDANTVWLGLKRGQLQRNYVWRFIELCNAGLSVDEIKRQVMEPEEVAIDYQI; encoded by the coding sequence GTGAATTTCCAGCAACTTAAAATTATCCGTGAGGCGGCCAGGCGGGACTACAACCTGACCGAAGTCGCCAATATGCTATATACCTCCCAGTCGGGCGTCAGCCGCCATATTCGCGAGCTGGAAGAGGAGCTTGGCATTGAGATTTTTATCCGTCGCGGCAAGCGTCTGCTTGGCATGACGGAGCCAGGTAAAGCATTGCTGACCATCGCTGAGCGGATCCTCAACGAGGCCAGCAATGTCCGCCGCCTGGCGGATCTCTTTACCAATGACGCCTCCGGCGTGCTCACCATCGCCACCACCCACACCCAGGCCCGCTACAGCCTGCCGCCAGTGATTAAAGCCTTCCGCGAACTCTTCCCTGAGGTGCGTCTGGAGCTTATTCAGGGCACGCCACAGGAAATTGAAGTTCTGCTGCAAAACGGTGGGGCAGATATCGGTATCGCCAGTGAGCGCCTGAGCAACGACCCGCTGCTGGTGGCTTTCCCCTGGTTCCGCTGGCACCACAGCTTACTCCTCCCTGTCGATCACCCCCTGAATCAGGCCTCTCCCCTGACGCTGGAAGAGATTGCAAAATGGCCGCTGATTACCTACCGCCAGGGCATTACCGGGCGATCGCGTATCGATGAGGCGTTCAACCGCAAAGGCTTAACGCCAGATGTGGTGCTCAGCGCGCAGGATTCCGATGTGATCAAAACCTACGTCGAGCTGGGGCTGGGAATTGGCCTGGTGGCGGAACAGTCCGGCGGCGAGCGCGAAGTCGGGAACCTGGTGCGCCTGGATACGCGTCATCTGTTTGATGCGAATACCGTATGGCTCGGCCTCAAGCGTGGACAGCTCCAGCGCAACTATGTGTGGCGCTTTATCGAACTCTGCAACGCCGGGCTGTCCGTTGACGAAATCAAACGCCAGGTGATGGAGCCAGAAGAAGTGGCGATTGATTATCAGATTTAG
- a CDS encoding AbrB/MazE/SpoVT family DNA-binding domain-containing protein, translating into MYTTRLKKVGGSIMLAVPPAVLKTLELSIDSEVGMTIDNGCLIIEPQKRPHYSLEELLAQCDPHAEMSEEDREWIDAPATGKEIL; encoded by the coding sequence ATGTATACAACTCGCCTGAAAAAGGTTGGCGGTTCCATCATGCTGGCGGTTCCTCCCGCCGTGCTGAAAACGCTGGAGCTGTCGATAGACAGCGAAGTGGGAATGACGATTGATAATGGCTGCCTGATAATTGAACCCCAGAAACGGCCACATTATTCGCTGGAGGAACTGCTGGCGCAGTGCGATCCCCATGCTGAAATGAGCGAAGAGGATCGGGAATGGATTGATGCGCCTGCAACAGGAAAGGAGATCCTGTAA
- a CDS encoding type II toxin-antitoxin system PemK/MazF family toxin, which translates to MDRGEIWLVSLDPIAGHEQSGKRPVLIVSKASFNKVTRLPVVVPVTSGGNFARTAGFTVSLDGAGTKTMGIIRCDQPRTIDMAARNGKRLERVPDAVVNEVLARLDAILS; encoded by the coding sequence ATGGACCGAGGGGAAATCTGGCTTGTTTCACTGGATCCGATTGCTGGCCACGAGCAAAGTGGAAAACGTCCGGTACTCATCGTATCGAAGGCATCGTTTAACAAGGTGACCCGGCTACCGGTAGTGGTGCCCGTCACCAGCGGCGGTAACTTTGCTCGTACAGCAGGTTTCACCGTTTCACTGGATGGGGCAGGGACAAAAACAATGGGCATTATTCGCTGCGACCAGCCCAGAACCATCGATATGGCGGCCCGGAACGGCAAAAGGCTGGAACGCGTGCCCGACGCCGTCGTAAATGAGGTGCTTGCCAGACTGGATGCGATTTTGAGTTAA
- a CDS encoding cation-transporting P-type ATPase, with the protein MKTGKSDRPYYQQTVDDTLANVDSTAEGLSSTEASARLQQYGENALPQKKGKPAWLNFLAHFNDVLIYVLLVAALLKLIMGHWVDMFVILGVAVINALIGHIQESNAEKSLQSIRNMLSSEAVVVRQGNHETIPTTALVPGDIVVIRAGDRIPADLRVIEAHNLRVEEAILTGESTVVEKNSDALTGELPLGDRYNLLYSGTTVSSGGGKGVVVATGGETELGHINQMMSDIEKHRTPLMVQMDKLGKTIFITILVMMVALFVFSLLFRDMAVSELVLSLISLAVAAVPEGLPAIISIILSLGVQAMARRKAIIRKLPTVETLGAMTVICSDKTGTLTMNEMTVKALITADTTYRVEGDSYEPVGNIHPVDDPTPVSVTQGSLLERYLRTIDLCNDSQLIKDEQGLWKITGGPTEGALKVLAAKIPLPPLNTEMRSKIPFDSQYKYMSTLYRLGDEEVILITGAPDVLFRLCQFQQTNTGLQPFDQSYWEGKIEEYAREGLRMVAAAWKPAVSGQRELDHSDLQEGVILLGIAGMMDPPRPEAITAIADCLQAGIRVKMITGDHPQTAMSIGQMLGIGNAASAITGRELEAMDDRQLSEAAQQYDIFARTSPEDKFRLVQALQSKQEVVGMTGDGVNDAPALKRADVGIAMGIKGTEVTKEAADMVLTDDNFATIARAVNEGRRVYDNLKKTILFIIPSNIAQALLIIIALLAGNLIPLTPVLILWMNMATSATLSFGLAFEAGEKDIMNRPPRKPNLHVMDGFAIWRVVFVGLMIAISAFVLEAWLQPRGYSPEFIRTVLLQMLVTAQWFYMLNCRVSDGFSLSKGLLANKGIWVVSGVLLVLQLLIIYAPFMQTLFGTEALPFRYWVITFLIGFAMFLIVEVEKPLTRRWRKTVA; encoded by the coding sequence ATGAAAACAGGAAAATCTGATCGTCCGTATTATCAACAAACTGTTGACGACACCCTGGCTAATGTCGACTCCACTGCGGAGGGACTGAGCAGCACTGAGGCATCCGCCCGACTCCAGCAGTATGGTGAGAATGCGTTACCGCAGAAAAAGGGTAAGCCCGCGTGGCTGAATTTCCTGGCCCATTTTAACGATGTCCTGATTTACGTGCTGCTGGTAGCAGCGTTACTCAAGCTCATTATGGGGCATTGGGTCGATATGTTTGTGATCCTCGGCGTGGCTGTTATTAACGCGTTGATTGGCCATATTCAGGAGAGCAATGCTGAAAAATCGCTGCAAAGTATTCGCAATATGCTCTCCAGCGAAGCCGTGGTGGTGCGTCAGGGCAATCATGAAACGATCCCTACTACAGCGCTAGTGCCGGGCGACATTGTGGTGATCCGCGCCGGGGATCGTATCCCCGCGGATCTGCGCGTGATCGAAGCGCATAACCTTCGCGTGGAGGAGGCCATCCTGACCGGTGAATCCACCGTAGTTGAGAAAAACAGCGATGCGTTAACCGGAGAACTCCCTTTAGGTGACCGGTATAACCTGCTCTATTCAGGCACCACCGTCAGTTCCGGCGGTGGCAAAGGGGTAGTCGTGGCGACCGGTGGCGAGACAGAGCTTGGCCATATTAATCAGATGATGTCCGACATTGAAAAGCATCGTACGCCGCTGATGGTACAAATGGATAAGCTCGGAAAGACCATCTTCATCACCATCCTGGTGATGATGGTGGCGCTTTTTGTCTTTAGTTTGCTTTTCCGTGATATGGCGGTTTCCGAGTTGGTGCTGTCGCTTATCAGCCTTGCTGTTGCGGCGGTACCGGAAGGCCTGCCGGCCATCATTTCCATCATTCTCTCGCTTGGCGTACAGGCTATGGCGCGTCGCAAGGCCATTATTCGTAAGCTGCCGACGGTGGAAACGCTGGGCGCGATGACGGTTATCTGCTCGGATAAAACCGGTACCCTGACCATGAATGAAATGACGGTCAAAGCATTGATTACCGCTGACACCACCTATCGCGTGGAGGGGGACAGTTACGAGCCGGTGGGTAATATTCATCCCGTTGACGACCCAACACCCGTCAGCGTTACGCAGGGCTCCCTGCTGGAACGCTATCTGCGTACCATTGACCTCTGCAATGACAGTCAATTGATCAAAGACGAGCAGGGACTGTGGAAAATCACCGGTGGACCGACAGAGGGCGCGCTGAAGGTGCTGGCGGCGAAAATCCCGCTCCCGCCGCTTAACACCGAAATGCGCAGTAAAATCCCCTTTGATTCGCAATATAAATACATGTCTACACTCTATCGCCTGGGCGATGAGGAGGTGATCCTCATCACCGGTGCGCCGGACGTCCTTTTCCGCCTGTGCCAGTTCCAGCAGACCAACACCGGGTTGCAGCCTTTTGATCAGTCTTACTGGGAAGGCAAAATTGAAGAGTATGCCCGGGAGGGGTTGCGTATGGTGGCCGCTGCCTGGAAGCCTGCCGTCAGCGGGCAACGCGAACTGGATCACTCAGACTTGCAGGAGGGCGTCATTCTGCTCGGAATTGCCGGTATGATGGATCCACCGCGTCCCGAGGCGATAACCGCCATTGCCGACTGCCTGCAGGCCGGTATTCGCGTGAAGATGATCACCGGGGATCACCCGCAAACGGCGATGAGCATTGGCCAAATGCTGGGTATAGGTAATGCGGCAAGCGCCATTACGGGTCGTGAGCTTGAGGCTATGGATGACCGGCAGCTGAGCGAGGCGGCTCAACAATACGATATCTTTGCCCGAACCAGCCCGGAAGATAAATTCCGTCTGGTACAAGCCCTGCAAAGCAAGCAGGAGGTGGTGGGGATGACCGGAGACGGCGTGAACGATGCCCCTGCGCTCAAGCGCGCGGATGTGGGTATTGCGATGGGGATTAAGGGCACGGAAGTCACCAAGGAGGCCGCTGACATGGTGCTCACGGATGACAACTTTGCCACCATTGCCAGGGCCGTAAACGAAGGGCGTCGCGTTTATGATAATCTGAAAAAGACCATTCTGTTCATTATTCCCAGCAACATCGCCCAGGCATTGCTCATCATCATCGCTCTGTTGGCAGGGAATCTGATCCCATTAACGCCCGTGCTGATCCTGTGGATGAACATGGCGACATCGGCAACGCTCTCCTTTGGGCTGGCGTTTGAGGCAGGTGAAAAGGACATTATGAACCGTCCGCCGCGTAAACCAAATTTGCATGTGATGGACGGCTTTGCCATCTGGCGAGTGGTCTTCGTTGGCCTGATGATTGCCATCAGTGCCTTTGTGCTGGAAGCCTGGTTACAGCCGCGTGGTTATTCACCGGAGTTTATCCGTACAGTGTTGCTGCAAATGCTGGTGACGGCGCAGTGGTTCTATATGCTTAACTGCCGCGTGTCGGACGGTTTTTCCCTGAGCAAAGGCTTACTGGCAAATAAAGGTATTTGGGTGGTGAGCGGTGTATTACTGGTGCTACAGTTGCTTATTATCTACGCGCCTTTCATGCAGACGCTGTTCGGTACCGAAGCACTGCCGTTCCGCTACTGGGTCATCACGTTCCTGATTGGCTTTGCGATGTTCCTGATTGTCGAAGTGGAAAAACCGCTAACGCGCAGGTGGCGTAAAACGGTGGCGTAA
- the ldtA gene encoding L,D-transpeptidase, translating into MIRFASFVLTLCAVVPEAFAVTYPLPSDGGRLVGEPITVTVPQGNTLPLEAFAAQHGQGLSNMLEANPGVDPFLPQSGTRLVVPQQLILPDTVRKGIVVNVAEMRLYYYPPGSNTVEVFPIGIGQAGRETPRNWVTAVERKQEGPTWSPTPNTRREYAKEGKTLPAFVPAGPDNPMGLYAIYIGRLYAIHGTNSNFGIGLRVSQGCIRLRNHDIKYLFDNVPTGTRVQLIDQPVKVTTEPDGSRWVEVHEPLSRNRAEFESTNKVPLPMTPALRAQLINEGAGAELERRSGMPVKLGM; encoded by the coding sequence ATGATTCGATTCGCCTCGTTCGTTCTTACGCTTTGCGCCGTTGTTCCGGAGGCGTTTGCCGTAACCTATCCATTACCCTCTGATGGTGGCCGTCTGGTGGGGGAACCCATAACTGTTACCGTTCCACAGGGGAACACCTTGCCGCTCGAAGCGTTTGCCGCGCAGCACGGGCAGGGGCTGAGTAACATGCTGGAGGCGAACCCGGGTGTTGACCCGTTTTTACCGCAATCCGGGACCCGACTGGTGGTACCTCAGCAGCTCATTCTTCCCGATACGGTGCGCAAAGGCATCGTGGTAAACGTGGCGGAAATGCGCCTTTACTATTACCCGCCAGGCAGCAATACCGTTGAAGTGTTTCCCATCGGTATTGGCCAGGCCGGGCGCGAAACGCCACGCAACTGGGTGACAGCCGTCGAGCGCAAGCAGGAAGGGCCAACCTGGTCGCCCACGCCAAACACCCGGCGTGAATATGCGAAAGAGGGGAAAACGCTGCCCGCATTCGTACCCGCCGGGCCGGATAACCCGATGGGGTTGTACGCGATCTATATTGGCAGGCTTTATGCCATTCACGGTACCAACTCGAATTTCGGCATCGGTCTGCGCGTCAGTCAGGGCTGCATTCGCCTGCGTAATCACGATATCAAATACCTTTTCGACAATGTGCCGACAGGCACGCGCGTGCAGCTTATCGATCAGCCCGTAAAAGTGACAACGGAGCCGGACGGCAGCCGCTGGGTGGAAGTGCACGAGCCGCTCTCGCGTAACCGTGCCGAATTTGAATCAACCAATAAGGTGCCGCTGCCGATGACTCCCGCGTTGCGGGCGCAGCTAATCAATGAGGGGGCCGGAGCCGAACTGGAGCGGCGATCGGGGATGCCGGTTAAGCTTGGCATGTGA
- a CDS encoding glutathione S-transferase family protein, protein MIKLIGMMDSPYVRRVAISLELYGVEFESQPLSVFSTFEAFSRINPVVKAPTLILENEIRLMDSSLILHYFEAQASPERRLLPVKPDALASVLQTLGFILSASDKAVQHVYEYHQRPAEKQHGSWIERITIQLLAACREWNTLLEARPISAVPDQVAVTSTVVWTFIQSMIPRVVNAADFRNIQAIADTFETQAAFKKYPFN, encoded by the coding sequence ATGATTAAGCTTATTGGCATGATGGATTCACCTTACGTACGTCGCGTGGCGATTTCCCTTGAACTGTATGGCGTTGAGTTTGAAAGTCAGCCGCTGTCAGTCTTTAGCACGTTTGAGGCATTTTCCCGGATCAACCCGGTGGTCAAAGCGCCAACGTTGATTCTGGAGAATGAAATTCGCCTGATGGACTCGTCGCTGATACTCCATTATTTTGAGGCTCAGGCTTCCCCCGAGCGAAGACTCCTGCCCGTGAAGCCGGACGCGCTGGCAAGCGTTCTCCAGACGCTGGGCTTCATCCTCTCCGCCTCAGACAAAGCCGTGCAACATGTGTATGAATACCATCAGCGCCCGGCGGAAAAGCAGCACGGCTCATGGATTGAACGCATTACCATCCAGTTGCTGGCAGCCTGCAGGGAATGGAATACGCTGCTGGAGGCGCGACCGATAAGTGCGGTTCCCGATCAGGTTGCCGTCACCAGTACGGTGGTCTGGACGTTTATTCAGTCGATGATCCCACGCGTTGTCAACGCAGCGGATTTCAGGAATATTCAGGCGATTGCCGACACATTCGAAACGCAGGCGGCTTTTAAAAAATATCCTTTCAATTAA